Proteins encoded by one window of Streptomyces sp. NBC_01571:
- a CDS encoding cytochrome P450, with amino-acid sequence MAETTGAALPKGFRSAELGWPELRRIPHPPYRIPVVGDVIGSNVRSPLQDSMRFGRQLGPIFRRRAFGKEIVFVWGAKLAAELADEARFAKHVGLGVANLRPVAGDGLFTAYNHEPNWQLAHDVLAPGFSREAMEGYHPMMLAVAERLTDRWDRERTAGRTVDVPADMTKLTLETIARTGFGHDFGSFERTRPHPFVTAMVGTLTYAQRLNVLPAPLAPVVLRGATRRNAADMAYLNRTVDAVVAARQRTSGEGDLLDRMLETAHPGTGERLTPENIRRQVITFLVAGHETTSGALSFALHYLSRHPGIAARARAEVDRVWGDTPRPGYDQVAKLRYVRRILDESLRLWPTAPAFAREAREDTVLGGVHPMRRGAWTLVLTAMLHRDPDVWGADAEAFDPDRFDAQAVRSRPGHAFKPFGTGARACIGRQFALHEATLVLGLLLRRYELRPEPDYRLRIAERLTLMPEGLRLHLEERAPAPGSVPGRPVIRSAD; translated from the coding sequence ATGGCGGAGACGACAGGGGCCGCACTGCCCAAGGGGTTCCGCAGTGCCGAGCTGGGCTGGCCGGAGCTGCGCCGCATCCCGCATCCGCCGTACCGGATCCCGGTCGTCGGGGATGTGATCGGCTCCAACGTCCGCTCCCCGTTGCAGGATTCGATGCGCTTCGGGCGGCAGCTCGGCCCGATCTTCCGGCGCAGGGCCTTCGGCAAGGAGATCGTCTTCGTGTGGGGCGCGAAGCTCGCGGCCGAACTGGCGGACGAGGCCCGGTTCGCCAAGCACGTGGGGCTCGGGGTCGCCAATCTCCGGCCGGTCGCGGGGGACGGGCTGTTCACGGCCTACAACCACGAGCCGAACTGGCAACTCGCGCACGACGTGCTGGCCCCCGGGTTCAGCCGCGAGGCCATGGAGGGCTACCACCCGATGATGCTGGCCGTCGCCGAGCGGCTGACCGACCGCTGGGACCGGGAGCGAACGGCCGGACGCACGGTCGACGTGCCCGCCGACATGACGAAACTGACGCTGGAGACGATCGCCCGCACCGGCTTCGGCCACGACTTCGGCTCCTTCGAACGCACCCGACCCCACCCCTTCGTGACCGCGATGGTCGGCACCCTGACCTACGCGCAGCGCCTCAACGTGCTCCCCGCGCCGCTGGCACCCGTGGTGCTGCGAGGCGCCACCCGGCGCAACGCGGCGGACATGGCCTACCTCAACCGCACGGTCGACGCGGTCGTGGCGGCCCGACAGCGCACCTCGGGCGAAGGGGACCTGCTCGACCGCATGCTGGAGACCGCGCACCCCGGGACCGGGGAGCGGCTGACGCCCGAGAACATCCGCCGTCAGGTCATCACGTTCCTCGTCGCCGGTCACGAGACGACCTCGGGCGCGCTCTCGTTCGCCCTGCACTACCTCTCCCGGCACCCCGGCATCGCCGCCCGCGCCCGGGCCGAGGTGGACCGCGTCTGGGGCGACACGCCCCGGCCGGGCTACGACCAGGTCGCCAAGCTGCGGTACGTGCGCCGGATCCTCGACGAGTCGCTCCGGCTGTGGCCGACGGCGCCCGCCTTCGCGCGCGAGGCCCGGGAGGACACCGTGCTGGGCGGCGTCCACCCGATGCGGCGGGGGGCGTGGACCCTGGTGCTGACGGCGATGCTGCACCGCGATCCGGACGTCTGGGGAGCCGATGCCGAGGCCTTCGATCCGGACCGTTTCGACGCGCAGGCCGTGCGGTCCCGGCCCGGCCACGCCTTCAAGCCGTTCGGGACCGGCGCCCGCGCCTGCATCGGCCGTCAGTTCGCGCTGCACGAGGCGACGCTGGTCCTCGGGCTGCTGCTGCGCCGCTACGAACTGCGCCCCGAGCCGGACTACCGGCTTCGCATCGCCGAACGACTGACCCTGATGCCGGAAGGACTGCGGTTGCACCTCGAGGAGCGGGCGCCGGCACCGGGCTCAGTGCCGGGACGTCCAGTGATCCGGTCGGCCGACTGA